Within the Candidatus Rokuibacteriota bacterium genome, the region CCGGCGTCTGCGGGGCGAAGATGTGTACCTTCTAACCGGCACGGACGAGCATGGAGACAAGATTGTTCGGGCGTCTGATTCAGCCGGTGTGACGCCGGCAGTCTTTACTGATCAGATCTCATCGGCGTTCCGCGAGACTTGGGATCGCCTTGGCATCAAATATGACGACTTCATTCGTACCACGGAACAGCGCCACCAAAAGGTCGTCCAGCAGATCCTGCAGAAGCTCCACGACGCGGGCGAGATCTACTTTGGTGAGTACGGTGGCTGGTACTGTTATGGCTGCGAACGGTTCTACACTGAGAAAGAGATCGTCGAGGGCAAGTGTCCGGATCACCAGACTCCGCTCGACTTCATCAAAGAGAAGAACTACTTCTTCAAGATGTCGAAGTACCAAGCCCAGTTGATCAAGCATCTCGAAGAGAACCCAGACTTCATTCAGCCGGAGCGCTATCGCAACGAAGTGCTGGGTTTCCTACGCGAGCCGCTTCAGGATCTTTCGATCAGCCGACCCAAGACACGGCTTAAGTGGGGTATTCCGTTGCCTTTCGACGACCAGTACGTGACCTACGTCTGGTTCGACGCGCTGATCAACTATGTGTCGGCGTTGGGCTACCCAGACGGCAAGCTGTACAGAAAATTTTGGGAGGACGGGCACGCAGAGCACTTGATCGGCAAGGACATCCTCAAGCCTCACGGTGTCTACTGGCCAGCCATGCTATGGGCCGCTAAAATACCTCTTTTCAAACGGCTCCATGTCCACGGCTATTGGTCTGTCGGTGGCGGGAAGATGTCGAAGTCCGTCGGTAACGTCGTCGAGGCCTTCCAGCTCACTGACAAGTACGGCCACGACGCCTTCCGCTACTTCCTCCTGCGCGAGATGAACTTCGGGCTCGACGCCTCCTTCAGCGAGGAGGCGCTGGTCGGCCGTCTCAACGCCGACCTCGCCAACGACTTCGGCAACCTGGCAAGCCGCGCCACGACTCTGTTGTCGAGGTTCGGGGCCATCACGGAGGCCGGCGGGCAGCCGACTCCCGAGGACCAGCAGATCCATGTGCTCGCGGCCCAGGCCCGGAGCGTCGTCGACCGCGAGATGTCGGATTTTGCGTTCCAGAAGGCGCTCGGCGGGATCTGGGAGTTCATCGGCGCTCTCAACCGCTACGTGGATACGGCCGCGCCCTGGGAGCTCGCCAAGGACCCCGCGAAGCGGCCGAGACTCGAGAGGGTTCTCTGCACGTTGGCCGACGCGCTTCAGTTTCTCGGCATCATCCTCGATCCGTTCGTGCCTGACGCGGCGGCCAAGATACGCGGCGCGCTCGGCTACACGAAGCCGCCGAGGCTCGAGGATGCCGTCGTGGGGCGGCTCACGAGCGTACCAGCCGTCCAGAAGATGGCTGCCCTCTTCCCGAGAATCGAGGCCAAGGTGAGCAAAGAAGCCAAATCGGCGGCGGCGGCCGCCTCGGTAGGCCCCGTCAAGATCCCCATCGACGACTTCATGAAGGTCGAGCTCCGCGTGGCGGAGGTGCTTGCCGCCGAGCGCGTGCCGAAGTCGAAAAAGCTCCTCAAGCTCACGGTCAAGGTCGGCGAGGAAACGCGCACCGTCGTGGCCGGCATCGCGGAGCAGTACGAGCCCGAGCCGCTCGTCGGCCGCAAGGTCGTCATCGTCGCCAATCTCCAGCCCGCCACGCTCATGGGCGTCGAGTCCAACGGCATGGTGCTGGCCGCCTCGCACGAGGGCACCGTGTCGCTTCTCACGCTCGACAAGGACGTGCCCCCGGGCTCCAAGGTCAAGTAGTGCGCCGGGATATCATCAAGGAGACGTTCCGGCTCCTCGCCCGGCACTTCGACCTGTTCACGCTCATCGCGCTGACCGTGTGGCTGCCGGGCCACCTGGTCATCAACTACATCGATTTCTTCGCGACCTCGAAGGGCGTGGCCGATGCCGGCGCGCGGGGCTTCCGGGTCGGCCTGATGGTGGAAGGCGTCTTCGGCCCGCTGGTGGTGGCTGCCACGCTGAGTGCATTGGCGCGCATCACGCGCGGCGAGCCCGCCAGCTATGTCCAGGCCATGCGGCACGGCTTCGCCAGCTGGCCGCGGCTCTTCATCGCCCGGCTCGTCGCGAGCGCGGTCATCCTGGCAGGGCTGATCGCGCTCGTCGTGCCCGGCGTGCTCGCCCTGGTCCGGCTCTCGTTCGTGGACGCGCTCGTGGTCCTCGATGGAGCGCCGCTCGGCGCCGCGCTCCGCGCCAGCAACGCGCTCACCGTCGGCCGCCGCCTTGCCATCTTCTGGACGGGCGGCTTCCTCTTCGTGGCCGTCTTCTCCGTCGCGATGACGCTCTCGGCGCTGGCGGGCGCGGCCGACCACTTCGTCGTCCAGGTGCTGGTCGACTGCGTGATCGCGGTGACGCAGACCGTGTTCACCATCGCGCTCTTCCTCTTCTACCGCGAAGCCAGGCATGCCGCCGCGACCGCAATCCCCAACGCTCCCGCCGACTGACGCGCCGGCCGCGCTGCGGACGCGGCTCGACTGGCTCAAGCGCTGGGGAATCTCCGTCTTCTCGCTCGGCCTGGGATTTGCGACGCTCTTCGTCTTTAAGCGCGGGCTGCCTCACGTGGGGTGGATCGTCGGCTACCTCCTCCTGCTCGTCCTGCTCGTGGCCGCGGTCACCGAGCTTCGCCAGCCGCTCGAGCGCCGCGGCCGGCGTCGCATCCTCAGCGCCGCGGACTACGCCATTCAGTCCCTCTACCACGGGCTCCTGCTCTTCGTGCTCCCCGCCTACTACGCGAGCGCGACGCTCGACTCGCTGAACGCGCTGTTTCTCGCCGGCGTCGTGGCGGGGGCCCTCGTGACAGCGGTTGATCCCTGGTACGCGGTCGTCGTCCACCCTCGCCGGTGGCTCAACCAGGCGCTGCTGGCCTTCTCCATCTTCGCCGCGCTCAACGTGGCGCTGCCCTTGCTCGGCATCCGGCCCATCCTGGCCGTCGAGGGTGCGGCGGCGCTGACGGCGGTGGCGATGATGCCGGTGTTTCGCGAGCGGGGGGCGCTGACGTGGCGGCAGGCGTACGCGCGCTCGACCGTGCTCGCCGTGGTGGCCATGGCGGCTGTCTGGGTTGGGCGCGCGGCCGTGCCGCCGGCGCCGCTCTTCGTCGCGATGGCGACAGCCGCGCGCAGCGTCACCCTGCTCGAGCCTGTCGAGCCGGTGGACAGCCCGATCCCGGCGTCGACCGTCGCCGGCTGGGGAGGCGTCGCGGCCTACACCGCCGTGTACGCGCCGGCCGGACTGCGGCAGCCCATCGAGCATGTCTGGTGGAAGGACGGGCAGCTCATCGGGCGTGTGCCGCTCTCGCCGCTGCGCGGCGGGCGCAAGGAGGGCTTCAGGACCTACTCGCGGAAGACCGAT harbors:
- a CDS encoding DUF5924 family protein yields the protein MPPRPQSPTLPPTDAPAALRTRLDWLKRWGISVFSLGLGFATLFVFKRGLPHVGWIVGYLLLLVLLVAAVTELRQPLERRGRRRILSAADYAIQSLYHGLLLFVLPAYYASATLDSLNALFLAGVVAGALVTAVDPWYAVVVHPRRWLNQALLAFSIFAALNVALPLLGIRPILAVEGAAALTAVAMMPVFRERGALTWRQAYARSTVLAVVAMAAVWVGRAAVPPAPLFVAMATAARSVTLLEPVEPVDSPIPASTVAGWGGVAAYTAVYAPAGLRQPIEHVWWKDGQLIGRVPLSPLRGGRKEGFRTYSRKTDLKPPYEGRYRVDVVTASGQLIGRLRFTVTP
- a CDS encoding YciC family protein, producing MRRDIIKETFRLLARHFDLFTLIALTVWLPGHLVINYIDFFATSKGVADAGARGFRVGLMVEGVFGPLVVAATLSALARITRGEPASYVQAMRHGFASWPRLFIARLVASAVILAGLIALVVPGVLALVRLSFVDALVVLDGAPLGAALRASNALTVGRRLAIFWTGGFLFVAVFSVAMTLSALAGAADHFVVQVLVDCVIAVTQTVFTIALFLFYREARHAAATAIPNAPAD
- the metG gene encoding methionine--tRNA ligase → MADRTFYLTTPIYYVNARPHLGHACTTIMADAMCRYRRLRGEDVYLLTGTDEHGDKIVRASDSAGVTPAVFTDQISSAFRETWDRLGIKYDDFIRTTEQRHQKVVQQILQKLHDAGEIYFGEYGGWYCYGCERFYTEKEIVEGKCPDHQTPLDFIKEKNYFFKMSKYQAQLIKHLEENPDFIQPERYRNEVLGFLREPLQDLSISRPKTRLKWGIPLPFDDQYVTYVWFDALINYVSALGYPDGKLYRKFWEDGHAEHLIGKDILKPHGVYWPAMLWAAKIPLFKRLHVHGYWSVGGGKMSKSVGNVVEAFQLTDKYGHDAFRYFLLREMNFGLDASFSEEALVGRLNADLANDFGNLASRATTLLSRFGAITEAGGQPTPEDQQIHVLAAQARSVVDREMSDFAFQKALGGIWEFIGALNRYVDTAAPWELAKDPAKRPRLERVLCTLADALQFLGIILDPFVPDAAAKIRGALGYTKPPRLEDAVVGRLTSVPAVQKMAALFPRIEAKVSKEAKSAAAAASVGPVKIPIDDFMKVELRVAEVLAAERVPKSKKLLKLTVKVGEETRTVVAGIAEQYEPEPLVGRKVVIVANLQPATLMGVESNGMVLAASHEGTVSLLTLDKDVPPGSKVK